In a single window of the Pseudomonas entomophila genome:
- the fliJ gene encoding flagellar export protein FliJ, producing the protein MAQPSRAARLVPVVEMAEEAERKAAQRVGHFQRLVSDAQVKLAELESFREGYQAQWINRGGQGVDGSWLLNYQRFLAQLETAMTQQRQSLTWHQNNLNNARNTWQQAYARVEGLRKLVQRYLDEARRAEDKREQRLLDELSQRLPRQTHL; encoded by the coding sequence ATGGCCCAGCCAAGTCGAGCCGCGCGCCTGGTGCCGGTGGTGGAGATGGCCGAGGAGGCCGAGCGCAAGGCTGCCCAGCGAGTGGGTCATTTCCAGCGGCTGGTCAGTGACGCCCAGGTCAAGTTGGCCGAACTCGAGAGCTTTCGCGAAGGCTACCAGGCGCAGTGGATCAACCGTGGCGGGCAGGGCGTCGATGGCAGCTGGCTGCTCAACTACCAGCGTTTCCTCGCGCAGTTGGAAACCGCGATGACCCAGCAGCGCCAGAGCCTGACCTGGCACCAGAACAACCTCAATAACGCGCGCAACACTTGGCAGCAGGCCTATGCCCGGGTGGAAGGGCTGCGCAAGTTGGTGCAGCGCTACCTGGACGAGGCCCGTCGGGCCGAGGACAAGCGTGAGCAGCGCCTGCTCGACGAACTTTCCCAGCGCCTGCCGCGCCAGACTCATCTGTAG
- a CDS encoding STAS domain-containing protein — MAVETDFSRDGKQLTIKVKGRFDFGKHQEFREAYERRQPDSVIVDLKEATYLDSSALGMLLLLRDHVGGDEPDIRVVHASPDVRKILAISNFEKLFNISS, encoded by the coding sequence ATGGCAGTCGAGACTGATTTTTCACGGGACGGGAAACAGCTGACGATCAAGGTCAAGGGTCGTTTCGATTTCGGCAAACATCAGGAGTTCAGGGAGGCCTACGAGCGTCGACAGCCGGACTCGGTGATCGTTGATCTGAAAGAGGCCACCTATCTGGACAGCTCCGCCTTGGGCATGCTGCTGTTGCTGCGTGACCATGTCGGGGGGGATGAGCCGGATATCCGCGTGGTCCACGCAAGCCCTGACGTGCGCAAGATCCTGGCCATCTCCAATTTCGAAAAACTGTTCAACATCAGTAGTTGA